The following coding sequences are from one Deltaproteobacteria bacterium window:
- a CDS encoding PilZ domain-containing protein, with product MEEKRKLERFALEVPAAVQVVSGANDRRNELLNLLTENICAGGAYFYTDKPLPEQTIVNIDLVLSIERLKKIQGKQAYIKVTGQVIRAEPDGMAICFDPDYSIKPVQ from the coding sequence ATGGAGGAAAAACGAAAGCTAGAAAGGTTTGCTCTTGAGGTCCCGGCTGCAGTTCAGGTAGTCTCAGGGGCAAACGATCGTAGAAACGAATTACTAAACCTGCTCACTGAGAATATCTGTGCTGGTGGGGCCTATTTTTATACAGACAAACCCCTGCCAGAGCAGACTATTGTCAATATAGACCTGGTTCTTTCTATAGAAAGGCTGAAAAAAATCCAGGGTAAACAGGCTTATATCAAGGTCACAGGGCAGGTGATTCGGGCTGAACCGGATGGGATGGCTATCTGTTTCGACCCTGATTACAGTATCAAACCCGTACAATAA
- a CDS encoding ABC transporter substrate-binding protein encodes MAAFKRQYFFGIFIVISVLMITLFASELTRVEAAKPGDVVIATSSAVFNCKGGDPATQTGAPPYVSRTVFDSLISVTTDRKPSPALAKSYKIAAGWKYIDFFLRDDVKFQNGETVTAEDVKYTLGKYLERKYRFVFRPMWRRIIKEVEIVNPTQVRVHLKEADWGFVGRLWWSGGIMPKAYRERVGDKGFSNKPIGAGPFKWVDYKQDQWFKVEAVKNHYRMTPKVKSLKVIYVPEHSTRLAMLKAGEVDIAPLLGAHVGSIKSDPKFKIHWTKFVSGSTIVFADLVAPDTPSPFHDIRVRKAVNLAIDRKIICKKILFGASEPWGDILASITLGYDPSLKPEPYDPERAKALLAEAGYPNGFKTTINVQTTSITADALAASLSEIGIRAKVDKYESGAFYERFFTRKFRGLIPYVGWYDVEYNAPSELSDFYLRKAFHTYYTSDEVDTMLRKSMYSETEEELAVWGRKLSKAIRESLITVFLWANHTPYGLGPRIKYWEPTIGSIPSIGFETIELNP; translated from the coding sequence ATGGCAGCATTCAAACGTCAATATTTTTTCGGAATTTTTATCGTAATCTCAGTTTTAATGATCACGCTATTTGCTTCCGAACTGACCAGGGTGGAGGCAGCCAAGCCGGGGGATGTCGTCATTGCCACCAGCTCGGCTGTATTTAACTGTAAAGGCGGTGATCCGGCCACCCAGACAGGCGCCCCACCATATGTTAGTCGAACCGTTTTCGACAGCCTGATTTCCGTGACGACTGATCGGAAACCTAGCCCGGCCCTGGCCAAGTCTTACAAGATTGCTGCGGGCTGGAAATACATTGACTTTTTTCTGAGAGACGACGTCAAGTTTCAGAACGGGGAGACTGTGACCGCAGAGGATGTAAAGTACACCCTTGGGAAATACCTGGAGAGAAAATACAGATTTGTATTTCGCCCCATGTGGCGGCGCATTATCAAAGAGGTCGAGATTGTGAATCCGACTCAGGTTCGCGTTCATCTCAAAGAAGCGGACTGGGGGTTTGTAGGCCGCCTCTGGTGGAGCGGCGGCATAATGCCCAAGGCCTATCGTGAAAGGGTCGGGGATAAAGGGTTTAGCAACAAGCCCATTGGAGCCGGTCCGTTTAAATGGGTAGATTATAAGCAGGATCAATGGTTTAAGGTCGAGGCGGTTAAAAACCATTATCGCATGACCCCTAAGGTCAAGTCGTTGAAAGTGATCTATGTCCCGGAACACTCGACCCGGCTGGCCATGCTCAAAGCCGGAGAGGTGGACATAGCTCCGCTACTAGGAGCTCACGTCGGCTCGATCAAGTCCGATCCTAAATTTAAAATCCATTGGACCAAGTTCGTTTCAGGCTCGACCATTGTCTTTGCTGATCTAGTCGCTCCGGACACGCCCAGTCCGTTTCATGACATCCGGGTTCGAAAGGCGGTCAACTTGGCCATTGATCGAAAAATTATCTGCAAGAAGATTCTCTTTGGGGCTTCTGAACCATGGGGAGATATCCTGGCTTCCATTACACTGGGTTATGATCCAAGCCTTAAGCCAGAACCCTATGATCCGGAGAGAGCCAAGGCCTTGCTGGCCGAGGCCGGATATCCCAATGGCTTTAAGACCACCATCAATGTGCAGACGACCTCTATTACGGCCGACGCCCTGGCGGCCAGCCTATCGGAGATTGGTATTAGGGCCAAGGTGGACAAGTATGAATCCGGCGCCTTTTACGAAAGATTCTTCACAAGGAAGTTCCGGGGGCTTATTCCTTATGTGGGCTGGTATGATGTCGAATACAACGCGCCCTCTGAGTTGTCTGACTTCTACCTGAGAAAGGCGTTCCACACTTATTACACATCTGATGAAGTGGACACCATGTTAAGGAAATCCATGTATTCCGAGACAGAAGAGGAGCTGGCAGTCTGGGGGAGAAAGCTATCCAAGGCCATCCGGGAGAGCCTGATTACGGTGTTCCTGTGGGCCAACCACACGCCTTATGGACTCGGTCCCAGGATTAAATACTGGGAGCCAACCATCGGAAGCATTCCCTCTATCGGGTTTGAAACCATCGAGCTCAACCCATAA
- a CDS encoding GIY-YIG nuclease family protein: protein MNKGTYCLIIKLDHNGDIEIARRPAIRFPQGFYCYVGSAMNNLEMRIARHLSNKKRLHWHIDWFLIHASIISVKKIESNKKLECALSQELTRFSEKTIMKGFGSSDCHCETHLYYFKKNPGQKIDRLMKKMA from the coding sequence ATGAACAAAGGAACCTATTGTCTCATCATAAAGTTAGATCATAATGGGGACATTGAGATAGCCCGGAGGCCTGCGATCAGGTTCCCCCAAGGGTTTTACTGTTACGTCGGGTCGGCCATGAACAACCTTGAAATGAGAATAGCCCGCCACCTTTCCAATAAGAAACGCCTCCACTGGCACATTGACTGGTTCCTGATTCATGCTTCGATAATTAGCGTGAAAAAAATTGAGTCCAATAAAAAATTGGAGTGTGCGTTGAGCCAGGAACTCACCCGGTTTTCCGAAAAAACAATCATGAAAGGGTTCGGCTCCTCAGACTGCCACTGTGAAACTCACCTCTACTATTTTAAAAAGAATCCCGGCCAGAAAATAGACCGGCTTATGAAAAAAATGGCTTGA
- a CDS encoding alpha/beta hydrolase: MNKMHVCWSHGKESGPWGAKISAMVEVARHMGFDVASLDYRGMNNADERVQKLMAHCKTIAMPIILAGSSMGGYVSARAVGELQVKGLFLLAPALSWPGFERQDFSLKTDRVTIVHGWRDTIIPPEIIIRFAKKNQATLHLINGDHRLKENIAELELYFSFFLEALKD; the protein is encoded by the coding sequence ATGAACAAGATGCATGTCTGCTGGTCGCATGGAAAAGAATCAGGTCCCTGGGGCGCCAAGATTTCCGCAATGGTGGAGGTGGCGCGCCACATGGGATTTGATGTGGCCTCTCTAGATTACCGGGGTATGAATAATGCTGACGAGCGCGTTCAAAAACTGATGGCCCACTGTAAAACGATTGCAATGCCCATAATTTTAGCCGGCTCTAGCATGGGTGGATACGTGTCTGCCCGTGCGGTCGGCGAACTACAGGTAAAAGGCCTGTTTCTCCTGGCGCCCGCCTTGTCCTGGCCGGGCTTTGAAAGGCAGGATTTTTCATTAAAAACAGACCGTGTGACCATTGTTCACGGCTGGCGCGACACCATTATTCCTCCTGAAATTATCATCCGATTTGCCAAAAAAAACCAGGCGACGCTTCACCTTATTAATGGAGATCATCGGCTGAAAGAAAATATTGCAGAGTTAGAATTATATTTTTCATTTTTTCTTGAAGCGCTTAAAGATTAG
- a CDS encoding acyl--CoA ligase translates to MSETIPDEQQPSLVEVQAQLNPDKPVAIGKERTLTWSKLHERCRALAQGLYGLGLRPGDKATVMIYNLPEYVEIISAFSLIRVGLVMVGYRNKPPEIEYITNNSDAKCLIFYHEFADRILPHRKRYTGLLPQGFVSIGSTSLDGAVDYEGLIANPPDVDLENLPPEQGTGMIYTSGTTGKPKGAARKGGAEKLAEFALHIIAQFKYQPDEAHLVACPLYHSAPYVFASCAFVLGGTLILMPRFDPLEFLENVARYGVNSSFVVPTILDSLLQVPAEVTDRLDLSSLRALICGGAPLFPQTKLGILDRFGPVLYEFYGATETGVNIVITPEEIRERPTSVGKPFFDNEFKILDGNGNEVEDGERGELYIYNSFLMEGYYKNEEATREVFREKYMTVGDIAIRDKDGYYYIVDRVTDMIIRGGVNVYPAEVEEALHKMPGIKDTAVVGKPDSHWGEIVTAFIVLEPDDEINEEMIKDFLSEQLANHKIPEIIVFKDEIPRTPTGKTLKKDLKAELINE, encoded by the coding sequence ATGTCTGAAACCATCCCCGATGAACAGCAGCCGTCCCTGGTCGAAGTGCAAGCTCAACTTAACCCGGATAAGCCGGTGGCGATTGGGAAGGAGCGGACCCTTACCTGGTCTAAACTCCATGAAAGATGCCGGGCCCTGGCCCAGGGCCTTTACGGGCTGGGCCTGCGTCCGGGGGACAAGGCCACGGTCATGATCTACAACCTGCCGGAGTATGTTGAAATCATCTCGGCTTTTTCTCTGATCAGGGTGGGGCTGGTCATGGTCGGGTACCGGAATAAGCCGCCGGAGATCGAATACATCACCAATAACTCTGACGCCAAATGCCTCATCTTTTACCATGAATTTGCCGACCGCATTCTGCCTCACCGGAAGCGGTATACGGGCCTGCTTCCCCAGGGTTTTGTTAGTATCGGCTCGACATCGCTTGATGGTGCGGTAGATTACGAAGGCCTGATCGCGAACCCGCCAGACGTGGACCTGGAAAACCTGCCTCCGGAGCAAGGCACGGGCATGATCTATACTTCAGGCACCACGGGCAAGCCCAAAGGGGCCGCCCGAAAAGGGGGTGCGGAGAAGCTGGCCGAGTTTGCCTTGCATATCATTGCGCAGTTTAAGTACCAGCCGGATGAAGCGCATCTGGTGGCCTGCCCTCTTTACCATTCAGCTCCCTATGTTTTTGCTTCCTGCGCCTTTGTTCTGGGCGGGACCCTGATTCTTATGCCGCGCTTCGATCCGCTGGAGTTTCTGGAGAACGTTGCCCGATATGGCGTCAATTCCTCCTTCGTAGTTCCGACCATCCTTGATTCCCTGCTTCAGGTTCCCGCGGAAGTCACTGACCGCCTGGACCTGTCGAGCCTCCGCGCCCTGATCTGTGGAGGAGCGCCTCTCTTTCCGCAAACAAAACTCGGTATTCTTGATCGGTTCGGTCCGGTTTTATACGAATTTTATGGAGCCACTGAAACAGGTGTGAACATAGTCATTACCCCTGAGGAAATCCGTGAGCGGCCGACCAGTGTCGGAAAACCGTTTTTTGACAATGAGTTTAAAATCCTCGACGGAAACGGGAACGAAGTCGAGGATGGCGAACGCGGTGAGCTGTATATCTACAACTCATTTCTCATGGAAGGCTACTATAAGAACGAGGAGGCCACGCGCGAAGTCTTTAGAGAAAAATACATGACTGTTGGAGACATCGCCATCCGGGATAAAGACGGGTACTACTACATCGTGGATCGTGTCACGGATATGATCATTCGGGGCGGAGTGAACGTTTACCCGGCCGAGGTCGAAGAAGCGCTGCATAAGATGCCAGGTATCAAAGATACAGCCGTGGTTGGTAAACCTGACTCCCACTGGGGCGAGATCGTCACGGCGTTTATTGTTCTCGAGCCAGACGATGAGATCAACGAAGAGATGATTAAAGATTTTTTAAGCGAACAGCTGGCCAATCACAAGATCCCGGAAATTATCGTCTTTAAAGACGAAATCCCCCGCACCCCCACAGGCAAGACCTTGAAAAAAGACCTCAAGGCGGAACTCATAAACGAGTGA